The following are from one region of the Jeongeupia sp. USM3 genome:
- a CDS encoding TetR/AcrR family transcriptional regulator has translation MSEQEIHGQGCRQRIVAAALEVFRECGYRASVDRVARQAGVARQTIYNHFASKPALFAAVLQEGCAAHRARLLNADGSLAERLLHFAEGMQANLLTLEAINLHRLLTHEAPRFPELAAQVYVNGVQATGQQLAGMLSQAMRDGEMREDDPQLAADIFLDVVVSHDRARLLFCMPLPDTAAQRVLLQRRVEVFLRAYVRS, from the coding sequence ATGTCGGAGCAGGAAATTCATGGTCAGGGCTGCCGGCAGCGCATTGTCGCTGCGGCGCTGGAGGTCTTTCGCGAATGCGGCTACCGCGCCAGCGTCGATCGCGTCGCACGCCAGGCCGGCGTCGCACGTCAGACGATCTACAACCATTTCGCATCCAAGCCGGCGCTCTTCGCCGCGGTGTTGCAAGAAGGCTGCGCGGCGCACCGGGCGCGATTGCTGAATGCCGACGGCTCCCTCGCGGAGCGCTTGCTGCACTTTGCCGAGGGTATGCAGGCCAATCTGCTGACACTGGAGGCGATCAATCTGCACCGGCTGCTGACGCACGAAGCGCCTCGCTTCCCTGAACTTGCGGCGCAGGTTTATGTCAATGGCGTGCAGGCAACGGGTCAGCAACTGGCCGGTATGCTGTCGCAGGCGATGCGGGACGGCGAAATGCGGGAGGACGACCCGCAACTGGCCGCAGACATCTTCCTCGATGTGGTGGTCAGCCACGACCGTGCTCGCCTGCTGTTCTGTATGCCGTTGCCGGATACCGCTGCGCAGCGGGTGTTGCTGCAACGGAGAGTCGAGGTGTTCCTGCGCGCCTACGTGAGGTCCTGA
- a CDS encoding efflux RND transporter periplasmic adaptor subunit: protein MPRCRKFTAIPTLLAAALAISLAACKQQEAPKPPPPQVGVITIKTQTVPYTYEAVGQTAGYREIDVRARVDGILLKRVYTEGKPVKEGQTLFQIDPAPFKAALDRALGAQAQSKASLEKATADRNRITPLFKENAVSKKDFDDANAGYDAAVANLAAATASTEEARINLGYTNVVAPISGMASKINFSEGSLVSPTTNGGLLTTIVQLDPLYANFSFSEAEKLALEKAAQRGSVTLPEDRSYQVSLKLADGSVFKHSGRIDFSDSKVDPATGTIKARAVIPNPEGDLLPGQFVRVVVNGAQLNNAMLIPQRAVIQFQADKAVLVLNDKNVVAPRVVQLGQERGNDFVVTSGLKNGDRVIVDGVLKARPGLPVHPVPAGASAPAVAAK, encoded by the coding sequence GTGCCCCGCTGCCGCAAATTCACCGCGATCCCCACCCTGCTCGCCGCCGCCCTCGCCATCAGCCTGGCCGCATGCAAACAGCAAGAGGCGCCGAAGCCCCCTCCGCCCCAGGTTGGCGTGATCACGATCAAGACGCAGACCGTTCCCTACACCTATGAGGCGGTGGGCCAGACGGCCGGCTACCGCGAGATCGACGTGCGCGCGCGCGTCGACGGCATTCTGCTCAAGCGGGTCTACACCGAAGGCAAGCCGGTCAAGGAAGGCCAGACGCTGTTCCAGATCGACCCGGCGCCGTTCAAGGCAGCGCTCGACCGGGCACTGGGCGCCCAGGCGCAGTCCAAGGCATCGCTCGAGAAGGCCACGGCGGACCGCAACCGGATCACGCCGCTGTTCAAGGAAAACGCCGTCTCGAAAAAGGATTTCGACGACGCCAATGCCGGCTACGACGCCGCCGTCGCCAACCTCGCTGCCGCCACGGCCAGCACCGAGGAAGCCCGTATCAACCTCGGCTATACCAATGTCGTTGCGCCGATTTCCGGCATGGCCAGCAAGATCAATTTCTCCGAAGGCAGCCTGGTTTCGCCGACCACCAATGGCGGCCTACTGACGACGATTGTCCAGCTCGACCCGCTCTACGCGAACTTCTCGTTCTCCGAGGCCGAAAAGCTGGCACTGGAAAAAGCCGCCCAGCGCGGCAGCGTCACGCTGCCCGAAGACCGCAGCTATCAGGTCTCGCTCAAGCTGGCGGACGGCTCGGTCTTCAAGCACAGCGGGCGCATCGACTTCTCCGACAGCAAGGTCGATCCGGCCACCGGCACGATCAAGGCGCGTGCGGTGATCCCGAACCCCGAAGGTGACTTGCTGCCGGGCCAGTTCGTCCGCGTCGTGGTTAACGGTGCACAGCTCAACAACGCGATGCTGATTCCGCAACGCGCCGTCATCCAGTTCCAGGCCGACAAGGCCGTGCTGGTGCTCAACGACAAGAACGTCGTCGCGCCGCGCGTGGTCCAGCTGGGTCAGGAACGCGGCAACGACTTCGTCGTGACGTCGGGTCTCAAGAATGGCGACCGCGTGATCGTCGACGGCGTGCTCAAGGCGCGTCCGGGTCTGCCGGTGCATCCGGTTCCGGCAGGCGCCAGCGCCCCGGCCGTGGCCGCCAAATAA
- a CDS encoding efflux RND transporter permease subunit, whose protein sequence is MFSKFFIERPIFASVISIIITLAGLVSMKALPVEQYPNIVPPQVSVTTSYPGASPEVIAETVAAPIEQQVNGVEDMIYMQSSGASNGAMTLNVYFNIGADPDMATINVNNRVQAAMAQLPDTVKKQGVTVQKKSSSILAFVTLDSPDGSLDSLFLANYANLNVVDALKRLNGVGDISVIGAGDYSMRVWLRPDKLAQLGMSTSDVVNAINEQNQQFAAGKVGAAPTNEPLEFTYTATAKGRLETTEEFGNIILRSNPDGSQTKLKDVARIQLGADSYDVVAKHNGKDTVGIAVYLQPGANALKVLESVRGAMDGMKARFPKGMEYNIPYDTTKFVKISIEEVVHTLFEAIILVFIVVYLFLQNARATLIPCLAVPVSLIGTFAGMYALGFSINLLTLFGMVLAIGIVVDDAIVVLENVERIMSTEKCSPKDAAIKAMEEVSGPVVAIVLVLCSVFLPVAFMGGMTGQMYKQFAVTIAVSVVISGLVALTLTPALCALILKPTHSEPNRFFRWFNRSFDKMTNGYVSGVAFLNRRVLVAFTLFGTMIVLLVVLFLRVPGGLVPDEDQGYLMVVPIMPDAASLTRTQAVTQTLDAGFAKNKDIDQVLTFSGFDLLSSSYRSNAAATFMTLKDWKEREGEGQDSFSLAKQVMGFGAHAVKDGVVLAFNPPAITGMSTTGGLEAYIQSRGTTDPKQIEAAIQSFIEAAKKRPEFSSVTTTYRANVPQMYFDLDREKAKTLGVPVDQVFQTLSATFGSLYVNDFNKFGRTYKVELQSEADFRSRPSDIRNVFVRAASGQMIPLDSLVTVKPVTGPELVERFNVFAAGKVMLQPAPGYSTGQAINAAEEVASQDLGSDFTLAWMGSAYQQKLAGSTSTQAFVFGIIMVFLILAAQYERWTLPIAVVTAVPFGLFGALLAVWLRDLNNDVYFQIGLVTLIGLAAKNAILIVEFAVEKVHEGMSLLDAALEASRLRFRPIVMTSLAFILGCVPLVTSSGAGAASRHSIGTGVIGGMLAATCLATFFVPLFFRLIMGLGKKKDAAPTSGDHHA, encoded by the coding sequence ATGTTCTCCAAATTCTTTATCGAACGGCCGATCTTCGCCAGCGTCATCTCGATCATCATCACCCTTGCGGGCCTGGTGTCGATGAAGGCGCTGCCGGTCGAGCAGTATCCGAACATCGTCCCGCCCCAGGTGTCCGTGACGACCTCCTACCCGGGCGCCTCGCCCGAGGTCATCGCCGAAACCGTTGCCGCACCGATCGAGCAACAGGTCAACGGCGTCGAGGACATGATCTACATGCAGTCGTCCGGCGCGTCCAACGGCGCGATGACGCTCAACGTCTACTTCAACATCGGCGCAGACCCGGACATGGCGACGATCAACGTCAACAACCGGGTCCAGGCCGCGATGGCGCAACTGCCGGACACGGTGAAGAAGCAGGGGGTCACGGTCCAGAAGAAATCGTCGTCGATTCTCGCCTTCGTGACGCTCGACTCGCCCGATGGCAGCCTCGATTCGCTGTTCCTCGCCAACTACGCCAACCTCAACGTCGTCGATGCCCTCAAGCGGCTGAACGGCGTCGGTGACATTTCCGTCATCGGTGCCGGCGACTACTCGATGCGCGTCTGGCTGCGCCCGGACAAACTCGCCCAGCTCGGCATGAGCACGTCCGACGTCGTCAATGCGATCAACGAGCAGAACCAGCAGTTCGCCGCCGGCAAGGTCGGCGCCGCGCCGACCAACGAGCCGCTCGAATTCACCTACACCGCCACCGCCAAGGGCCGGCTCGAGACGACCGAGGAATTCGGCAACATCATCCTGCGCTCGAACCCGGACGGCTCGCAGACCAAGCTCAAGGATGTCGCCCGCATCCAGCTCGGCGCCGACAGCTATGACGTCGTCGCCAAGCACAACGGCAAGGACACCGTCGGCATCGCCGTCTACCTGCAACCGGGCGCCAACGCACTCAAGGTGCTCGAATCGGTTCGCGGCGCCATGGACGGGATGAAGGCGCGCTTCCCCAAGGGCATGGAATACAACATCCCGTACGACACGACCAAGTTCGTCAAGATCTCGATCGAGGAAGTGGTCCATACACTGTTCGAAGCCATCATCCTCGTCTTCATCGTCGTTTACCTCTTCCTGCAGAACGCCCGCGCCACGCTGATCCCCTGCCTCGCCGTTCCGGTCTCGCTGATCGGCACCTTTGCCGGCATGTACGCGCTCGGATTCTCGATCAACCTCCTGACGCTGTTCGGCATGGTGCTGGCGATCGGTATCGTCGTCGACGATGCGATCGTCGTACTCGAGAACGTCGAGCGGATCATGTCGACCGAGAAATGCTCGCCGAAGGACGCTGCGATCAAGGCGATGGAAGAAGTTTCCGGTCCGGTTGTCGCGATCGTGCTGGTGCTGTGCTCGGTCTTCCTGCCCGTTGCCTTCATGGGCGGCATGACCGGCCAGATGTACAAGCAGTTCGCCGTCACCATCGCCGTCTCGGTGGTGATTTCGGGTCTGGTCGCGCTGACACTGACGCCGGCCCTGTGCGCGCTGATCCTCAAGCCGACACATTCGGAGCCGAACCGCTTCTTCCGCTGGTTCAACCGCAGCTTCGACAAGATGACCAACGGCTATGTCTCCGGCGTTGCGTTCCTGAACCGCCGCGTGCTGGTCGCGTTCACGCTGTTCGGCACGATGATCGTGCTGCTGGTGGTGCTGTTCCTGCGCGTACCGGGCGGGCTGGTTCCCGACGAAGACCAGGGTTATCTGATGGTCGTGCCGATCATGCCGGACGCCGCGTCGCTGACCCGCACCCAGGCGGTGACACAGACGCTCGACGCCGGTTTCGCCAAGAACAAGGACATCGATCAGGTCCTGACGTTCTCGGGTTTTGACCTGCTGTCGAGCTCCTATCGCTCGAACGCAGCGGCGACCTTCATGACACTGAAGGACTGGAAAGAGCGTGAAGGCGAAGGCCAGGATTCGTTCTCGCTCGCCAAACAGGTGATGGGCTTTGGCGCCCACGCGGTCAAGGACGGTGTGGTGCTGGCGTTCAACCCGCCGGCCATTACCGGCATGTCGACGACCGGCGGCCTTGAGGCTTATATCCAGAGCCGTGGCACGACCGATCCGAAGCAGATCGAAGCCGCCATCCAATCGTTCATCGAGGCGGCCAAGAAGCGTCCGGAATTCTCCAGCGTGACGACGACGTACCGCGCCAACGTACCGCAGATGTACTTCGACCTCGACCGCGAGAAAGCCAAGACGCTCGGCGTGCCGGTCGACCAGGTCTTCCAGACGCTGTCGGCAACGTTCGGTTCGCTCTATGTCAACGACTTCAACAAGTTCGGCCGGACGTACAAGGTCGAGCTGCAGTCGGAAGCCGACTTCCGCTCGCGCCCAAGCGACATTCGCAACGTGTTCGTGCGCGCTGCCAGCGGCCAGATGATTCCGCTCGACTCGCTCGTCACGGTCAAGCCGGTTACCGGCCCGGAACTGGTCGAACGCTTCAACGTGTTCGCCGCCGGCAAGGTCATGCTGCAGCCGGCACCAGGCTATTCGACCGGTCAGGCGATCAACGCCGCCGAGGAGGTCGCCAGCCAGGATCTCGGCTCGGACTTCACGCTCGCGTGGATGGGGAGCGCCTATCAGCAGAAACTCGCCGGCAGCACGTCGACGCAGGCCTTCGTGTTCGGGATCATCATGGTGTTCCTGATCCTGGCCGCGCAGTACGAGCGCTGGACCCTGCCGATCGCCGTCGTCACCGCCGTGCCGTTCGGCCTGTTCGGTGCGCTGCTCGCGGTCTGGCTGCGCGACCTCAACAACGACGTCTACTTCCAGATCGGCCTGGTCACGCTGATCGGCCTGGCGGCGAAGAACGCGATCCTGATCGTCGAGTTCGCCGTCGAGAAGGTCCACGAAGGCATGTCGCTGCTCGATGCGGCGCTGGAAGCGTCCCGGCTGCGCTTCCGCCCGATCGTGATGACGTCGCTGGCCTTCATTCTCGGCTGCGTTCCGCTCGTCACCTCGAGCGGCGCCGGCGCCGCCAGCCGGCACTCGATCGGCACCGGCGTGATCGGCGGCATGCTCGCCGCAACCTGCCTCGCCACTTTCTTTGTTCCGCTCTTCTTCCGACTGATCATGGGCCTGGGCAAGAAGAAAGACGCCGCGCCGACTTCGGGAGACCACCATGCCTAA
- a CDS encoding efflux transporter outer membrane subunit — translation MPKLKLLSVSVALALLSGCAFFQPDTKAPQMPLPATAQVQPDWVSDGWWKQFGDPTLDQLIETARSNNQNLAIASARVDQARAVLGINSAAQLPRVDLGAGGARQKTSEKGSQAVLGTYNDYQVAGSASWEIDLWGKLANQTEAARRNYLATAYNRDGVEISLEAEVAQTYFNLRALDSQLSISQDTVKSREETYALQTKRFKGGLISELDVRQAESELDIARAAVPDLVSAIATTEGALGVLIGADPKAIIESAPQRGKSIQDLGNPPAIPAGLPSDLLLRRPDIQSAEASLIGARASVEAARAAYFPTISLTGLLGVQSLSFSDLFTGAAKTWSFAGNLAMPLFDGGLTAAQVDQARAVEKQALANYRLTVQQSFADVRGALVANGESNKRTRAQADRVVALQRQYKLANLRYDNGYSSYLEVLDTERNLFNARLALVDAQLNEVNSRVALYKAVGGGWRLPDETAQK, via the coding sequence ATGCCTAAGCTGAAACTTCTGTCCGTTTCCGTCGCGCTCGCCCTGCTGTCCGGCTGCGCCTTTTTCCAGCCCGACACCAAGGCACCGCAGATGCCGCTGCCGGCCACCGCCCAGGTACAACCCGACTGGGTCAGCGATGGCTGGTGGAAGCAGTTCGGCGACCCGACGCTCGACCAGCTGATCGAAACCGCGCGCAGCAACAACCAGAATCTGGCGATCGCCAGCGCCCGCGTCGATCAGGCGCGTGCCGTGCTCGGCATCAACTCGGCCGCACAGCTGCCGCGCGTCGACCTCGGCGCCGGCGGCGCCCGCCAGAAGACCTCGGAAAAGGGTTCGCAGGCTGTGCTGGGCACCTACAACGACTACCAGGTCGCCGGGTCGGCCAGTTGGGAGATCGACCTGTGGGGCAAGCTGGCCAACCAGACCGAGGCCGCACGGCGCAATTACCTCGCCACAGCCTACAACCGCGACGGCGTCGAGATTTCGCTCGAAGCCGAAGTCGCCCAGACCTACTTCAACCTGCGCGCGCTCGACTCGCAGCTGTCGATTTCGCAGGACACCGTCAAGTCGCGCGAGGAGACCTACGCGCTGCAGACCAAGCGCTTCAAGGGCGGGCTGATTTCCGAGCTCGACGTGCGTCAGGCCGAATCGGAACTCGACATCGCCCGCGCCGCAGTGCCTGATCTGGTCAGCGCGATCGCGACCACCGAAGGCGCGCTCGGCGTACTGATCGGTGCAGACCCGAAGGCAATCATCGAGTCGGCACCGCAGCGCGGCAAGTCGATCCAGGATCTCGGCAACCCGCCGGCGATCCCGGCCGGACTGCCGTCCGATCTGTTGCTGCGCCGTCCGGACATCCAGTCGGCCGAGGCCAGCTTGATCGGTGCGCGCGCCAGCGTCGAAGCCGCCCGCGCCGCCTACTTCCCGACGATCTCGCTGACCGGCCTGCTTGGCGTGCAAAGCCTGTCGTTCTCGGACCTGTTCACCGGTGCGGCCAAGACCTGGTCGTTTGCCGGCAACCTCGCGATGCCGCTGTTCGATGGCGGACTGACCGCGGCGCAGGTCGATCAGGCCCGCGCCGTCGAGAAACAGGCGCTGGCCAACTACCGCCTGACCGTCCAGCAATCGTTTGCCGACGTACGCGGCGCACTGGTCGCCAACGGCGAGTCGAACAAGCGGACCCGCGCGCAAGCGGACCGGGTCGTCGCGCTGCAACGGCAGTACAAACTGGCGAACCTGCGTTACGACAACGGCTACTCGAGCTACCTCGAAGTGCTGGACACCGAACGCAACCTGTTCAACGCCCGCCTTGCGCTGGTCGATGCCCAGCTGAACGAGGTCAACAGCCGCGTCGCGCTCTACAAGGCGGTCGGCGGCGGCTGGCGGCTGCCGGACGAAACCGCCCAGAAGTAA
- a CDS encoding isovaleryl-CoA dehydrogenase: MAGKTSFNQVPWLENADLFGGDTALKAAVRTFGAAWALPGLWRRGRLLGRAQWLDIADAANRHPPRLIQYDRLGARCDRVVFDPAWHDLLGSITAARLHNAAWAVPRAGAQVARAAGFYLQAQLEAGSLCPVTMTYAAIPLLLDQPALAAWRRPLLSDRYDPRPLPGPEKAGVLVGMGMTEKQGGSDLRSNRTRAEADGDRARLSGHKWFFSVPQADAHLVLAQAAAGPSCYFMPRFRDDGELNGIRLLRLKDKLGNHSNASAEVEFDGALAYPVGEPGRGIATLLAVAARTRLDCAIASAGMMRMTLVEALHHARHRRAFGGALVDAPLMRTVLADMAIESEAAMWLALRLADAADNEPMLFRMLTPVAKYWICKRAEAFIGEAMEVLGGNGYCEDFRLARAYREAPVNAIWEGAGNIMCLDLLRALQRQPDSLALLMGELGAAAGGHRDYDHALGQLPEKLRSADEAGARHLASWVARLVQAGLLLRYGSKAIGDAYCASRLTQGDALFGEAVHRGASAILRRAWPE, encoded by the coding sequence ATGGCCGGCAAGACGTCGTTCAATCAGGTTCCGTGGCTGGAAAACGCCGATCTGTTCGGCGGCGATACGGCGCTCAAGGCGGCGGTCCGGACGTTTGGCGCTGCGTGGGCTCTGCCTGGCTTGTGGCGGCGCGGCCGTCTGCTCGGCCGGGCACAATGGCTGGATATCGCCGATGCGGCCAACCGGCATCCGCCCCGGCTGATCCAGTACGACCGGCTCGGAGCGCGCTGCGACCGGGTGGTGTTCGATCCCGCCTGGCACGATCTGCTTGGGTCGATTACCGCGGCGAGGCTGCACAACGCCGCCTGGGCCGTACCGCGAGCCGGGGCTCAGGTGGCACGGGCCGCGGGGTTCTACCTGCAGGCGCAGCTCGAGGCCGGCAGCCTGTGCCCGGTGACGATGACCTATGCGGCGATCCCTTTGTTGCTCGACCAGCCCGCGCTGGCGGCCTGGCGCCGGCCGCTGCTGTCGGATCGCTATGACCCGCGGCCCTTGCCGGGGCCGGAGAAGGCCGGCGTGCTGGTCGGGATGGGCATGACCGAAAAGCAGGGTGGCTCCGACCTGCGCAGCAACCGGACCCGGGCCGAAGCCGATGGCGATCGCGCTCGGCTGTCCGGTCACAAGTGGTTTTTCTCGGTGCCGCAGGCCGATGCACACCTGGTGCTGGCCCAGGCCGCGGCCGGGCCTTCGTGCTACTTCATGCCGCGGTTTCGCGATGACGGCGAACTCAACGGTATCCGGCTGCTCAGGCTGAAGGACAAACTTGGTAACCACTCGAACGCCAGTGCCGAGGTCGAGTTCGACGGCGCGCTCGCCTATCCGGTCGGCGAACCCGGCCGCGGCATCGCCACCTTGCTGGCGGTGGCGGCGCGGACGAGGCTGGACTGTGCGATCGCCTCGGCCGGCATGATGCGGATGACGCTGGTCGAGGCGCTCCATCATGCGCGTCACCGCCGCGCCTTCGGGGGGGCGCTGGTCGATGCGCCGCTGATGCGCACTGTGCTGGCGGACATGGCGATCGAGTCCGAAGCGGCGATGTGGCTGGCGTTGCGGCTTGCCGATGCGGCGGACAACGAACCGATGCTGTTTCGCATGCTGACGCCGGTGGCGAAGTACTGGATCTGCAAGCGGGCCGAGGCCTTCATCGGCGAAGCGATGGAGGTGCTCGGCGGCAACGGTTACTGCGAGGATTTCCGGCTGGCGCGTGCTTACCGCGAAGCGCCGGTCAATGCGATCTGGGAAGGGGCGGGCAACATCATGTGCCTCGATTTGTTGCGCGCCTTGCAGCGGCAGCCCGACTCGCTGGCACTGTTGATGGGCGAGCTGGGCGCCGCTGCCGGCGGGCATCGCGATTACGATCATGCACTCGGCCAGCTGCCGGAGAAACTGCGCAGCGCCGACGAGGCGGGCGCCCGGCATCTGGCGAGCTGGGTTGCGCGGCTGGTTCAGGCCGGGCTGCTGTTGCGCTATGGCAGCAAGGCCATCGGCGACGCTTACTGCGCCAGCCGGCTGACGCAGGGCGATGCGCTGTTCGGCGAGGCCGTCCATCGCGGCGCGTCCGCGATCCTGCGGCGGGCGTGGCCGGAATGA
- a CDS encoding SOS response-associated peptidase → MCVNYTPVPSTAWPSRFGTPAPLGDWPDEAWQDYAAPIIVAGDGGREAMIASYGMIPKRKLPPGRKPFSTMNARAETVGELPSYRTAWRRHYRCLVPMHCFYEPCYETGQAERWRIEPADGEAFAVAGIWRPWKEDDGGYSFSFSQLTVNADAHPLMSRMHRPGDEKRSLVVIAERDYDAWLDCASVLTAEAFLRLPGNLYGAPVPRATPTTATLF, encoded by the coding sequence ATGTGCGTCAACTACACCCCCGTCCCGAGTACTGCATGGCCCTCCCGTTTCGGCACGCCGGCGCCACTGGGCGACTGGCCCGATGAGGCCTGGCAGGACTACGCCGCGCCGATCATCGTTGCCGGTGACGGCGGCCGCGAAGCGATGATCGCCAGCTACGGCATGATCCCGAAGCGCAAGCTGCCGCCGGGCAGAAAACCGTTCAGCACGATGAATGCCCGCGCCGAAACGGTCGGCGAGCTGCCGTCGTACCGGACGGCCTGGCGCAGGCATTACCGCTGCCTGGTGCCGATGCATTGTTTTTACGAGCCTTGCTACGAAACCGGCCAAGCCGAGCGCTGGCGCATCGAGCCCGCCGATGGCGAAGCGTTTGCAGTGGCCGGCATCTGGCGTCCGTGGAAGGAAGACGACGGCGGTTACAGCTTTTCGTTCAGCCAGCTCACCGTCAATGCCGATGCGCACCCGCTGATGTCGCGCATGCACAGGCCCGGCGATGAAAAGCGCAGCCTTGTCGTCATCGCCGAACGCGACTACGACGCATGGCTGGATTGCGCCTCAGTCCTCACGGCCGAAGCCTTTCTGCGCCTGCCCGGCAACCTGTACGGCGCACCGGTGCCGCGCGCAACGCCGACCACGGCAACGCTGTTCTAG
- the scpB gene encoding SMC-Scp complex subunit ScpB yields MSVAPKTVLETALLVAQEPLPMVALRQLFADALSGKEVAALLDQLQQDWEGRGVELVQLATGWRFRARPAMQPYLDRLNLERPPRYSRAVMETLAIIAYRQPVTRGEIEEIRGVAVSSAIVQTLKERGWIDVVGHKEVPGRPELLATNKQFLDDLGLSSLSGLPPLAELGGLIEPEE; encoded by the coding sequence ATGAGCGTCGCGCCGAAAACCGTGCTGGAAACGGCGCTGCTGGTCGCGCAGGAGCCCTTGCCGATGGTTGCGTTGCGGCAGCTGTTTGCTGATGCGCTGAGCGGCAAGGAAGTGGCGGCACTGCTCGATCAGCTGCAGCAAGACTGGGAAGGGCGCGGCGTCGAGCTGGTCCAGCTCGCGACGGGCTGGCGTTTTCGCGCCCGGCCGGCCATGCAGCCCTATCTCGACCGGCTCAACCTCGAGCGGCCGCCACGGTACTCGCGTGCGGTGATGGAAACGCTGGCGATCATCGCCTACCGGCAGCCGGTAACGCGCGGGGAGATCGAGGAGATCCGCGGCGTGGCCGTATCGAGCGCGATCGTCCAGACGCTGAAGGAGCGAGGCTGGATCGACGTCGTCGGCCACAAGGAAGTGCCGGGGCGGCCGGAGCTGCTGGCGACGAACAAGCAGTTTCTTGACGATCTGGGCTTGTCGTCGCTGTCGGGCTTGCCGCCGCTCGCCGAGCTGGGTGGCTTGATCGAGCCGGAAGAGTGA
- a CDS encoding ScpA family protein, whose product MSAADALAHVLGEPVHQLPADLYIPPDALRVLLESFEGPLDLLLYLIRKQNLDILDIPLADVTAQYMRYVEAMQASRLELAAEYLLMAAVLIEIKSRLLLPRRDEYFDDGADFEPEDPRAELVRRLLEYEQIKQAALGLDRLPLAGRDFHFVAVLFEREMVQRLPEVGVADLRSAWQAILTRARRNQHHQITPDTLSVREQMSRILKLLQDGCHHAFERLFEPDGGVPLLVVSFLAVLELVKESHIVVSQDDGYATIYVRLAKGIGEGV is encoded by the coding sequence GTGAGCGCCGCCGACGCGCTGGCGCACGTGCTCGGCGAGCCGGTGCACCAGCTGCCGGCCGATCTGTACATCCCGCCCGATGCGCTGCGCGTGCTGCTCGAATCGTTCGAGGGGCCGCTCGACCTGTTGCTCTACCTGATCCGCAAGCAGAACCTCGACATTCTCGACATTCCGCTCGCCGACGTTACCGCCCAGTACATGCGCTATGTCGAGGCAATGCAGGCGAGCCGGCTCGAACTCGCGGCCGAGTACCTGCTGATGGCGGCGGTGCTGATCGAGATCAAGTCGCGCCTGCTGCTGCCCAGACGTGACGAGTATTTCGACGACGGCGCCGATTTCGAGCCCGAGGACCCGCGGGCCGAACTGGTCCGGCGTCTGCTCGAGTACGAGCAGATCAAGCAGGCGGCGCTCGGGCTCGACCGGCTGCCGCTGGCCGGGCGCGATTTCCACTTCGTTGCCGTGCTGTTCGAGCGCGAAATGGTCCAGCGCCTGCCCGAAGTCGGCGTAGCCGACCTGCGCTCGGCCTGGCAGGCCATCCTGACCCGCGCCAGGCGCAATCAGCATCATCAGATCACGCCGGATACGCTGTCGGTGCGCGAGCAGATGAGCCGGATCCTCAAGTTGCTGCAGGACGGCTGCCACCACGCGTTCGAGCGGCTGTTCGAGCCCGATGGCGGCGTACCGCTGCTGGTCGTCAGCTTTCTGGCCGTGCTCGAGCTGGTCAAGGAGTCGCATATCGTCGTCAGTCAGGACGACGGTTACGCGACGATCTATGTGCGCCTTGCGAAAGGCATCGGGGAGGGCGTATGA
- a CDS encoding GNAT family N-acetyltransferase has translation MSVTIRPAAAADAAAVHALVTAAFGQPGEADLVVALNEAGRTRVELVADVDGLIVGHLLFSAASADGVAGEVAGLAPLAVAADWRRQGVAKALVDAGLTALKARGAAAVVVLGDPAYYGRFGFVPAANYGLVCEYDVPAEYFMALELWPDALAFAAGTVRYAPEFAGL, from the coding sequence ATGTCCGTGACGATTCGTCCCGCCGCAGCTGCCGACGCCGCGGCGGTCCATGCGCTTGTTACCGCGGCGTTTGGCCAGCCCGGCGAGGCAGATCTTGTCGTGGCGCTCAACGAGGCAGGGCGTACCAGGGTCGAGCTCGTTGCCGACGTCGACGGCCTGATCGTCGGCCACCTGCTGTTTTCGGCCGCCTCGGCCGATGGCGTCGCCGGCGAGGTGGCCGGGCTGGCGCCGCTGGCGGTCGCCGCCGACTGGCGCCGGCAGGGCGTCGCCAAAGCGCTGGTCGACGCGGGGCTGACGGCGCTGAAAGCACGGGGTGCCGCGGCGGTCGTCGTGCTCGGCGATCCGGCCTATTACGGCCGCTTCGGCTTCGTGCCGGCGGCGAACTACGGCCTGGTGTGCGAATACGACGTGCCGGCCGAGTACTTCATGGCGCTCGAGCTCTGGCCCGATGCGCTGGCGTTCGCCGCCGGCACGGTCCGCTATGCGCCGGAGTTTGCCGGGCTGTGA